In the genome of Bosea sp. ANAM02, the window TGTCGGGGTTCGGCATCCGGCGCATGAGTCTCCTGAGAGCCCGTACCCAGCAAACCGAGCCTCCCTCGCCGCGTTTCACGGTGCGCATCATCCGTGATTCCTGCCTGCTCGCGCTGCCCTGGGCGGCTCTGGCCGTCGCCTTCAATCCCGGCGCGGCGCCGCGGCTCGACGGGATCATCGGCATCACGATCACCTGCCTATCCTGCGTCGGCGTCTTCACCATGGCGATCATGCCTGCCGCCGCAGCCGCCTTCCTGGCGACGCTCTGGGCCGGGCGACTGACGCACCTGGTCTTCCTCAAGGGCGACATGCTGGTGCTGTACGTCGCCGTGGACCTGATCTTCCTGGCGCTCTCGCTACTGCTCGTGCGCTCGGTCGCGCAGCGCTTCCTCGATCGCGTGCGGGCGGAAACCGAGATCGCCGCGCTGCGCGAAGCGGAACGCCGGCACGCGGCACGCGAGGAGGCAATGCGGCTGGCACTGGAAAGCCGCGTCCAGGTCTTCCACGGGGATGTGAAAACGGCCTTGTCCTCGCTGTCTGCCTCGATCGGCCAGATGAATGGCAGCGCCGACCGGTTGACGACGCTATCCCGGACATCCCGGTCCGGCGTGGCGGAATTCCCGGGGATGGTCGACCGCGCCAGACTCGGCCTGAAGCATGTCGACGAGGAATCGCACCGCATGACCGAGGCGGTTTCGTCGATCCGGGCTGGTGCCGACCACACCTCAGGCTTCGTCCAGGTCGCGGCAGAGAACGTACGCCGGTCCGTCCTCATCAAACAGAAGCTGGTCCATCTCCTGGACGAGGTCGACAAGGGCACGAACCTGATCCGAGACATCGCGCGGCAAACCAATCTCGTCGCGCTCAACGCGACGATCGAAGCAGCACGGGCCGGCCAGCTCGGAACCGGC includes:
- a CDS encoding methyl-accepting chemotaxis protein; amino-acid sequence: MTARSDKFGFPSRTLLRLSAWLEASCGLAIAAEERARLRQAQAVRYGEALPTILGANMVFSLTISAVLLWSGWWLFPLIWAPVVVALSGFGIRRMSLLRARTQQTEPPSPRFTVRIIRDSCLLALPWAALAVAFNPGAAPRLDGIIGITITCLSCVGVFTMAIMPAAAAAFLATLWAGRLTHLVFLKGDMLVLYVAVDLIFLALSLLLVRSVAQRFLDRVRAETEIAALREAERRHAAREEAMRLALESRVQVFHGDVKTALSSLSASIGQMNGSADRLTTLSRTSRSGVAEFPGMVDRARLGLKHVDEESHRMTEAVSSIRAGADHTSGFVQVAAENVRRSVLIKQKLVHLLDEVDKGTNLIRDIARQTNLVALNATIEAARAGQLGTGFSVVAREVKLLSGRTNQAAELIIKQVEEIRAAARESIAASHEIETAAHSVIDSAETILAASDQQADALGKIVIALGDAVIAAEAVTQATAIVTAGSEGALDQAVSVAEIATRIQETAQALSDTVDAFSALVVKL